A portion of the Betta splendens chromosome 2, fBetSpl5.4, whole genome shotgun sequence genome contains these proteins:
- the nop58 gene encoding nucleolar protein 58 isoform X2 — translation MLVLFETAAGYAIFKVLDESKLQQVNSLYKEFETPEKANKIVKLKHFEKFQDTTEALAAATALVEGKIGKSLKKVLKKVVAKEAHEQLAISDAKLGGVIKEKMDLSCVHSPAVSELMRCIRSQMESLISGLPPKEISAMSLGLAHSLSRYKLKFSPDKVDTMIVQAISLLDDLDKELNNYIMRCREWYGWHFPELGKIITDNLAYCKTVRHIGDRTNVAGSDLSEIIPEEIEAEVKLAAEISMGTEVSEEDIGNIRHLCDQVIEISEYRAQLYDYLKNRMMAIAPNLTVMVGELVGARLISHAGSLLNLAKHPASTVQILGAEKALFRALKTRKDTPKYGLIYHASLVGQTTAKNKGKISRMLAAKAALAIRYDALGEDTNAEMGAENRAKLEARLRQLEERGIRRISGTGKAMAKADKYQHKSEVKIYDPSGESTIPTTSKKRKFEEVEEEAEEPVTPVVKSKKAKKETVTQEEEATTSAAAEEPPKKKKKKKRVADEPEEEEVVTVTESAEKKKKKKKKVKEEEED, via the exons ATGCTCGTGTTGTTTGAGACCGCGGCTGGCTACGCCATATTCAAA GTCCTTGATGAGTccaagctgcagcaggtgaacagCCTGTATAAAGAGTTTGAAACGCcagaaaaagcaaacaaaat TGTGAAGTTGAAGCACTTCGAGAAGTTTCAGGACACAACAGAAGCCTTAGCAG CTGCCACTGCCCTGGTTGAGGGGAAAATTGGCAAGAGTCTAAAGAAAGTGCTGAAGAAGGTAGTTGCTAAGGAGGCTCACGAGCAGCTAGCAATCAGTGATGCAAAGCTGGGTGGAGTTATAAAA GAAAAGATGGACCTGAGCTGTGTCCACAGCCCGGCTGTGTCTGAACTGATGAGATGCATCAGGAGTCAAATGGAGAGTCTGATCAGTGGACTTCCTCCCAAAGAGATCAGTGCCATGTCTCTGGGGTTGGCTCACAG tTTATCCCGCTACAAGCTGAAGTTCAGTCCAGACAAAGTGGATACTATGATTGTGCAAGCTATTT ctcTTCTGGATGACCTGGATAAAGAGCTCAATAACTACATCATGCGCTGCAGGGAGTGGTACGGCTGGCATTTTCCAGAGCTTGGAAAAATCATCACAGATAACTTGGCTTACTGCAAAACTGTCCGCCACATTG GTGACCGCACAAACGTAGCCGGCTCGGATCTGTCTGAAATCATTCCCGAGGAAATCGAGGCCGAGGTGAAGCTGGCTGCTGAAATCTCCATGGGAACAGAAGTGTCAGAGGAGGACATTGGTAACATCAGGCACCTGTGTGATCAG GTGATAGAGATTTCGGAATACCGCGCACAGCTCTATGACTACCTAAAGAACCGAATGATGGCGATCGCCCCCAACCTGACTGTAATGGTGGGTGAACTGGTTGGAGCTCGGCTCATCTCGCATGCTG GTTCACTCCTGAATCTGGCTAAGCACCCAGCTTCCACAGTACAAATCCTAGGAGCAGAGAAGGCTCTGTTCAGAGCACTGAAGACTCGTAAAGACACACCCAAGTATGGTCTCATCTACCATGCATCTTTAGTGGGTCAGACCACTGCCAAAAATAAGGGCAAG ATTTCGCGTATGCTGGCGGCTAAAGCAGCTTTGGCTATTCGTTACGATGCCCTGGGAGAGGACACAAATGCTGAAATGGGAGCAGAGAACCGAGCCAAGCTTGAGGCTAGATTGcgccagctggaggagaggggc ATACGACGAATCAGTGGAACCGGCAAGGCAATGGCAAAGGCAGACAAATACCAGCACAAGAG TGAAGTGAAAATTTATGATCCGTCTGGTGAATCAACTATTCCTACAACCTCAAAGAAGAGAAAGTTtgaggaggtagaggaggaggctgaggaacCTGTAACACCTGTAGTTAAATCAAAGAAGGCCAAAAAGGAAACAGTAACACAAG aagaagaagctacaacatctgcagcagctgaggaacccccaaagaaaaagaagaaaaagaagagagtGGCAGATGaacccgaggaggaggaggtggttaCAGTAACAGAG tcagcagagaagaaaaaaaagaagaaaaagaaagtaaaagaggaggaagaagattaA
- the nop58 gene encoding nucleolar protein 58 isoform X1, translated as MLVLFETAAGYAIFKVLDESKLQQVNSLYKEFETPEKANKIVKLKHFEKFQDTTEALAAATALVEGKIGKSLKKVLKKVVAKEAHEQLAISDAKLGGVIKEKMDLSCVHSPAVSELMRCIRSQMESLISGLPPKEISAMSLGLAHSLSRYKLKFSPDKVDTMIVQAISLLDDLDKELNNYIMRCREWYGWHFPELGKIITDNLAYCKTVRHIGDRTNVAGSDLSEIIPEEIEAEVKLAAEISMGTEVSEEDIGNIRHLCDQVIEISEYRAQLYDYLKNRMMAIAPNLTVMVGELVGARLISHAGSLLNLAKHPASTVQILGAEKALFRALKTRKDTPKYGLIYHASLVGQTTAKNKGKISRMLAAKAALAIRYDALGEDTNAEMGAENRAKLEARLRQLEERGIRRISGTGKAMAKADKYQHKSEVKIYDPSGESTIPTTSKKRKFEEVEEEAEEPVTPVVKSKKAKKETVTQVEEEATTSAAAEEPPKKKKKKKRVADEPEEEEVVTVTESAEKKKKKKKKVKEEEED; from the exons ATGCTCGTGTTGTTTGAGACCGCGGCTGGCTACGCCATATTCAAA GTCCTTGATGAGTccaagctgcagcaggtgaacagCCTGTATAAAGAGTTTGAAACGCcagaaaaagcaaacaaaat TGTGAAGTTGAAGCACTTCGAGAAGTTTCAGGACACAACAGAAGCCTTAGCAG CTGCCACTGCCCTGGTTGAGGGGAAAATTGGCAAGAGTCTAAAGAAAGTGCTGAAGAAGGTAGTTGCTAAGGAGGCTCACGAGCAGCTAGCAATCAGTGATGCAAAGCTGGGTGGAGTTATAAAA GAAAAGATGGACCTGAGCTGTGTCCACAGCCCGGCTGTGTCTGAACTGATGAGATGCATCAGGAGTCAAATGGAGAGTCTGATCAGTGGACTTCCTCCCAAAGAGATCAGTGCCATGTCTCTGGGGTTGGCTCACAG tTTATCCCGCTACAAGCTGAAGTTCAGTCCAGACAAAGTGGATACTATGATTGTGCAAGCTATTT ctcTTCTGGATGACCTGGATAAAGAGCTCAATAACTACATCATGCGCTGCAGGGAGTGGTACGGCTGGCATTTTCCAGAGCTTGGAAAAATCATCACAGATAACTTGGCTTACTGCAAAACTGTCCGCCACATTG GTGACCGCACAAACGTAGCCGGCTCGGATCTGTCTGAAATCATTCCCGAGGAAATCGAGGCCGAGGTGAAGCTGGCTGCTGAAATCTCCATGGGAACAGAAGTGTCAGAGGAGGACATTGGTAACATCAGGCACCTGTGTGATCAG GTGATAGAGATTTCGGAATACCGCGCACAGCTCTATGACTACCTAAAGAACCGAATGATGGCGATCGCCCCCAACCTGACTGTAATGGTGGGTGAACTGGTTGGAGCTCGGCTCATCTCGCATGCTG GTTCACTCCTGAATCTGGCTAAGCACCCAGCTTCCACAGTACAAATCCTAGGAGCAGAGAAGGCTCTGTTCAGAGCACTGAAGACTCGTAAAGACACACCCAAGTATGGTCTCATCTACCATGCATCTTTAGTGGGTCAGACCACTGCCAAAAATAAGGGCAAG ATTTCGCGTATGCTGGCGGCTAAAGCAGCTTTGGCTATTCGTTACGATGCCCTGGGAGAGGACACAAATGCTGAAATGGGAGCAGAGAACCGAGCCAAGCTTGAGGCTAGATTGcgccagctggaggagaggggc ATACGACGAATCAGTGGAACCGGCAAGGCAATGGCAAAGGCAGACAAATACCAGCACAAGAG TGAAGTGAAAATTTATGATCCGTCTGGTGAATCAACTATTCCTACAACCTCAAAGAAGAGAAAGTTtgaggaggtagaggaggaggctgaggaacCTGTAACACCTGTAGTTAAATCAAAGAAGGCCAAAAAGGAAACAGTAACACAAG tagaagaagaagctacaacatctgcagcagctgaggaacccccaaagaaaaagaagaaaaagaagagagtGGCAGATGaacccgaggaggaggaggtggttaCAGTAACAGAG tcagcagagaagaaaaaaaagaagaaaaagaaagtaaaagaggaggaagaagattaA
- the nufip1 gene encoding nuclear fragile X mental retardation-interacting protein 1 produces the protein MDEQAHYPSPDFSRPPPNSIQLFQQPQARSSGFHPSMWNWSETSLESSWGYGGQAGWHHGAQAGFGYTPGHVNYGHQRPYGQNYGHEWHQGGRENYGAPGNHGKKKNKKEPEYLHFCDTCDRGFKNQEKYDEHMSQHVKCSVPDCTFNAHEKIVNIHWKNNHAPGAKRIKLDTPEEIAKWREERRKNYPTLQNIQKKIKMIEVRQETGGVLETAEFGRMRGRGRGRGRGRGRGRGRGHGWGNRDSQQHPQGSCSLDNSAKEKPPPLTRPCKNEDPLGALATGDHESDGENTAAESRTDVVVVAPKLMSSALGSLVANYGSMSESESDEAPESITIQKAKDLLHENQVLLKTVPATEDRGTSRTTAASSQRPEMNKFPEPDSYTPNNRRGRGGKRGRRGRHQDTPQQRRPTLLEMLLAPDIRHERNVLLQCVRYVVRNNFFALQSKTPLQKVMKTTAGEEEVSATSQSVFPSGGDTSLAQRDTRVPEAPKKQDVELNTANTVNQDLVQNCQDTVCPEQSSDVPVHFARNSDEVPDNSIQNPEHSTQRDCNSCDLAMADKATHAFNMYDDEIWESPDGVL, from the exons ATGGATGAACAAGCGCACTATCCATCCCCGGACTTCAGCCGTCCTCCTCCGAACTccatccagctgttccagcagcCGCAGGCGCGCTCCAGCGGCTTCCATCCCAGCATGTGGAACTGGAGCGAGACGTCGTTAGAGTCCAGCTGGGGATACGGCGGCCAAGCGGGCTGGCATCACGGCGCACAGGCCGGGTTTGGTTACACGCCAGGTCATGTAAACTACGGACATCAACGTCCTTACG GTCAAAACTATGGTCATGAATGGCATCAAGGTGGAAGAGAAAATTATGGAGCCCCTGGCAACCACGGAAAGAAG AAAAATAAGAAAGAACCAGAGTACTTACACTTCTGCGACACTTGCGATCGAGGTTTCAAAAACCAGGAGAAGTATGACGAGCATATGTCTCAACATGTAAAG TGCTCTGTGCCCGACTGCACGTTTAACGCTCATGAAAAAATAGTAAACATACACTGGAAAAAT AACCATGCACCAGGAGCTAAAAGGATTAAACTGGACACGCCAGAGGAGATTGCAaaatggagagaggagaggcgcAA AAACTATCCAACACTTCAGAATATccaaaaaaagattaaaatgattgaGGTgcgacaggaaacaggaggtgTTCTAGAGACAGCAGAGTTTGG ACGAATGAGAGGCAGAGGTCGTGGACGGGGCAGAGGTCGAGGTCGTGGTCGAGGTCGCGGTCACGGCTGGGGCAACAGAGATTCACAGCAACACCCACAAGGCTCCTGCTCTCTGGACAACAGTGCTAAAGAGAAACCACCACCCTTGACCCGGCCCTGCAAAAACGAAGATCCACTGGGAGCACTGGCCACTGGTGACCATG AATCTGATGGGgagaacacagcagctgagtcaAGAACTGATGTCGTGGTTGTGGCCCCAAAACTGATGAGCTCTGCCCTGGGCTCCCTGGTGGCGAACTACGGCTCCATGAGTGAGAGTGAAAGTGATGAAGCACCAGAAA GTATTACTATCCAGAAGGCTAAGGACCTTTTGCATGAAAATCAAGTTCTCCTAAAAACAGTGCCAGcaacagaggacagaggaacCTCAAGAACCACAGCAGCCTCTTCACAGAGACCAGAAATGAACAAGTTCCCTGAGCCTGACTCTTACACACcaaacaacagaagaggaagaggaggcaaaaGAGGAAGACGTGGTCGGCACCAAGACACACCACAGCAACGTCGTCCCACTTTACTGGAGATG ttgcTAGCCCCAGACATTCGCCACGAGAGGAATGTCCTCCTTCAGTGTGTGCGCTATGTTGTTCGCAACAACTTCTTTGCCCTGCAGAGCAAAACTCCACTTCAGAAAGTGATGAAGACTacagcaggtgaggaggaagtcAGCGCCACATCCCAGTCTGTGTTTCCATCTGGTGGAGATACAAGTTTGGCACAGCGTGACACAAGAGTCCCGGAAGCACCCAAGAAGCAAGATGTAGAACTGAATACAGCTAATACCGTTAACCAGGACCTGGTACAAAACTGCCAGGACACTGTTTGCCCAGAACAATCCAGCGATGTGCCTGTGCACTTCGCAAGAAATTCTGACGAGGTTCCGGATAATTCCATCCAAAATCCAGAACATTCAACACAGAGAGACTGCAACAGCTGCGATCTGGCAATGGCGGATAAAGCCACACATGCCTTTAATATGTATGATGATGAAATTTGGGAGAGTCCTGATGGAGTTCTgtaa